A part of Maridesulfovibrio hydrothermalis AM13 = DSM 14728 genomic DNA contains:
- a CDS encoding tetratricopeptide repeat protein: MDNNNSAQPRITGAFSTKIVREIGTGSTKRKVVQSFLYYAEENDEGEIALRPLNENNVPSGQEQIISKEELLESFSPELELYTSTVYPAMKELNRTLAKADRQRNEGNSFTAEMEYGKALNIDEDNIRANFGIGLCYLERSDDEKALDIFHRLVKLDAAFEKEHKHLFNDFGISLRKSKMFDEAVMFYTRAIGLTDGDENLYFNTARCLYESGKKKEALEYAEKCLALNPDSKPAKKLVNHLTRKG, translated from the coding sequence ATGGACAATAACAACTCCGCACAGCCCAGAATCACGGGTGCATTCTCTACAAAAATAGTACGAGAAATCGGAACAGGTTCGACTAAACGTAAAGTTGTCCAGTCATTTCTCTACTATGCAGAAGAAAATGATGAAGGTGAAATTGCCCTTCGCCCGCTAAACGAGAATAATGTACCCTCCGGTCAAGAACAGATCATCAGCAAAGAGGAACTCCTCGAATCCTTCAGCCCGGAACTTGAACTGTACACGTCCACCGTTTATCCGGCTATGAAAGAGCTGAACAGAACCCTTGCCAAAGCGGACCGTCAACGCAACGAAGGCAATTCCTTTACCGCTGAAATGGAATATGGCAAGGCGTTGAACATTGACGAAGACAACATCCGCGCCAACTTCGGTATAGGTCTTTGCTACCTAGAACGCAGCGATGATGAAAAGGCTCTTGATATTTTCCACCGTCTGGTAAAGCTTGATGCTGCCTTTGAAAAAGAACACAAACATCTTTTCAATGACTTCGGCATCTCATTACGTAAAAGCAAGATGTTTGATGAAGCAGTTATGTTTTACACCCGTGCTATCGGACTTACTGACGGAGATGAGAACTTATACTTCAACACTGCCCGCTGTCTCTACGAAAGCGGCAAGAAAAAGGAAGCTCTGGAGTACGCTGAAAAATGTCTCGCTTTAAATCCGGATTCAAAACCTGCTAAAAAACTGGTTAACCACCTGACCAGAAAAGGTTAA
- a CDS encoding flagellar hook protein FlgE has protein sequence MAFSSMYTGATGLKSHGMLMQQIGANLANVNTTAYKSGDMFLEALASQSQVGSISGVVAGGGSNTVGQVGLGVRVSSTRINFQEGSFERTTSSTDLAIGGQGFFRVAKSEGEDFYTRAGNFHFDKNGQLVDSHSNILQGFKIDDTGKIGTTSQNIILPMKEETNAAGQTVMVVKSDPKATTEVSMRTNLDSGSIDNSESEDSPFFALLKKWDGTSETPLAADDYAYNSSIQIYDKNGNTHDMVVYFDKVAKDGDSSDKMYWEYIVTVPPGSDGRGGTAATSAAGLLMTGTLTFSGDGTLLNQTAYTLSSNATGDSKDLNNWTLSSMDKDGVPTFDTTFIGPDGASSSQSVSLNLGIQSDSASWNQQGGTAADIGSNASSLPGMKDGRINALSTTDYYGSSSTISQSQNGFGEGYLQNVEFNSDGVLIGRFSNGLSEDLYKVNLYNFKNEYGLRREGSNYFTATQSSGAAIEGVARQKGLGSVVGSSLETSNVDLAQEFASMILTQRGFQANSKTITTSDQLLNTTLGIKK, from the coding sequence ATGGCTTTCAGCTCAATGTATACTGGCGCAACAGGTCTCAAGTCTCACGGGATGCTGATGCAGCAGATAGGTGCTAACCTTGCAAACGTTAACACCACTGCCTACAAGAGCGGTGATATGTTCTTAGAAGCTCTTGCGAGCCAGAGTCAGGTCGGTTCAATATCAGGCGTTGTAGCCGGAGGCGGGTCCAATACAGTAGGACAGGTCGGCCTTGGAGTAAGAGTCTCATCAACCCGTATCAATTTTCAGGAAGGCTCTTTTGAGCGAACCACTTCCAGCACTGATCTGGCCATCGGCGGACAGGGGTTTTTCCGCGTGGCCAAGTCGGAGGGAGAGGATTTTTATACCCGCGCAGGTAATTTCCACTTTGATAAAAACGGACAGCTTGTAGATTCCCATTCAAATATTTTGCAGGGCTTCAAGATTGACGACACAGGCAAGATAGGTACCACCTCGCAAAACATTATCCTGCCCATGAAGGAAGAAACGAACGCGGCAGGCCAGACTGTTATGGTCGTAAAATCTGATCCTAAAGCTACGACTGAAGTCTCCATGCGGACCAACCTTGACTCCGGATCTATCGATAACAGCGAGTCTGAAGATTCACCTTTCTTTGCCTTGCTTAAAAAGTGGGACGGAACGAGCGAAACACCCCTTGCAGCAGATGACTATGCATACAACTCATCTATCCAAATCTACGACAAGAATGGCAACACTCATGACATGGTAGTCTACTTTGACAAGGTGGCAAAAGATGGAGACTCATCTGATAAAATGTACTGGGAATACATTGTCACAGTTCCTCCGGGAAGTGACGGTCGCGGCGGGACAGCAGCTACTTCGGCAGCAGGCTTACTCATGACCGGAACCCTCACCTTCTCTGGTGATGGAACTCTTCTGAACCAGACAGCGTACACCCTGTCAAGTAACGCTACCGGCGATTCCAAAGATCTTAACAACTGGACTCTCTCCAGTATGGATAAGGACGGAGTTCCCACATTTGACACCACATTTATCGGCCCCGACGGAGCATCGAGCAGCCAGAGTGTATCACTTAATCTGGGTATTCAATCCGATTCCGCCTCATGGAACCAGCAGGGCGGAACTGCAGCAGACATAGGAAGTAACGCCTCTTCACTCCCTGGAATGAAGGATGGAAGGATAAATGCGCTCAGCACTACGGACTATTACGGTTCATCTTCCACCATCAGCCAATCCCAGAACGGCTTTGGCGAAGGATATTTGCAAAATGTTGAATTCAACTCTGATGGAGTCCTGATAGGCAGATTCTCAAACGGGCTGAGCGAAGACCTGTACAAGGTCAACCTCTATAATTTTAAAAATGAATACGGGCTTAGACGCGAAGGCTCAAACTACTTCACTGCAACACAATCTTCTGGTGCTGCGATCGAAGGAGTCGCCCGCCAGAAAGGACTCGGTTCAGTGGTAGGCAGCAGTCTGGAAACATCAAACGTTGATCTTGCGCAGGAATTTGCCTCAATGATTCTGACCCAGAGAGGCTTTCAGGCAAACTCCAAGACGATCACAACAAGTGACCAGCTTCTCAACACGACTCTCGGCATCAAGAAATAG